A window of Clavibacter phaseoli contains these coding sequences:
- a CDS encoding S66 peptidase family protein, whose amino-acid sequence MDAKMPRPRRLSPGDSVALASPASWPDDDVPAWMVEQIEAWGLQVVTGAHVLDHRGYLAGRDEDRVADLNGAIRDPQIRAIIATMGGCGSFRLHPHLDLVALRADPKPLVGYSDITALHLAWANAGVPALHGAIAGKHSDHVRRLLLEDAETVVTTDAEALSAQLTTTGKAEGRLLGGNLEMMARSVGVVDMDLTDAILLLEINKAAGLGMVDRALTQLRYSGALDGIGAVALGSIDQFAGYEDRGWTILDVLRDHLDALSVPVLGGLPLGHIEDLITVPLGVPATLDTASGELIVARPFAE is encoded by the coding sequence CCGGCGATTCGGTCGCACTGGCATCCCCCGCGTCCTGGCCCGACGACGACGTACCAGCATGGATGGTCGAGCAGATCGAGGCTTGGGGACTACAGGTCGTCACGGGCGCCCATGTCCTCGATCACCGGGGCTACCTCGCCGGCCGCGACGAAGATCGCGTGGCCGATCTCAACGGGGCGATCCGCGATCCCCAGATCCGCGCAATCATCGCGACGATGGGAGGCTGTGGCAGCTTCCGGCTCCACCCTCACCTTGACCTGGTTGCGCTGCGCGCGGATCCGAAGCCCCTCGTCGGCTACAGCGACATCACAGCGCTCCACCTGGCATGGGCCAACGCCGGCGTCCCCGCGCTCCACGGTGCGATCGCCGGGAAGCACAGCGACCATGTCCGGCGACTACTCCTAGAAGACGCCGAGACGGTCGTCACGACCGACGCCGAAGCGCTCTCCGCGCAACTCACGACCACAGGGAAGGCGGAAGGCCGACTACTCGGCGGCAACCTCGAGATGATGGCCCGCAGCGTCGGGGTCGTCGACATGGACCTGACCGACGCGATCCTGCTGCTAGAGATCAACAAGGCCGCCGGACTCGGCATGGTCGACCGCGCCCTCACCCAGCTCCGCTACTCCGGAGCGCTAGACGGAATCGGCGCCGTCGCACTCGGCAGCATCGACCAGTTCGCCGGCTACGAGGACCGCGGATGGACGATCCTCGACGTGCTGCGCGACCACCTGGACGCGCTGAGCGTCCCCGTCCTCGGCGGCCTACCGCTGGGCCACATCGAAGACCTCATCACCGTCCCCCTCGGCGTCCCCGCCACCCTGGACACCGCGAGCGGAGAACTCATCGTCGCCCGACCCTTCGCCGAGTAG
- a CDS encoding DUF2268 domain-containing protein, translated as MVMTVLDTAHGMSDVLAVAEPARRAALSRLLTPMRDMYRYFPGEPDMVALHEMSFGFPLDRQSDVLRGALDSLVQADAWVRIERAMTAAVEVQAAAVPDLVVPDISTLLVLGDPDDEYFMGPARGFSGNGSMTGFITLTLWPTEENLERLEAAAVHELHHNLRYAPGGVVWDPATVQVGEQVISEGLADAFARQLHGALGYTPIGLPHLDDDDVLTRMLAGLDITGMDNFAAWVHGDDAARRFGAEPVGVPTGAGYAVGNRMVDVYLSSTGTTAADALHVPSRDIIDIARRAFA; from the coding sequence ATGGTGATGACAGTCCTCGATACAGCTCACGGCATGTCCGACGTCCTCGCGGTCGCCGAGCCCGCGCGCCGCGCGGCCCTCAGCCGGCTACTGACCCCGATGCGTGACATGTACCGGTACTTCCCCGGTGAGCCCGACATGGTCGCGTTGCACGAGATGAGTTTCGGATTCCCGCTGGACCGGCAGAGTGACGTGCTTCGGGGCGCGCTCGACTCCTTAGTCCAGGCCGACGCGTGGGTTCGTATCGAGCGCGCCATGACGGCCGCTGTGGAGGTTCAGGCTGCGGCCGTTCCCGACCTCGTGGTCCCCGACATCAGCACGCTGCTCGTCCTGGGTGACCCGGACGATGAGTACTTCATGGGGCCCGCCCGTGGCTTCAGTGGAAACGGCAGCATGACCGGCTTCATCACGTTGACGTTATGGCCGACCGAGGAGAACCTCGAGCGGCTCGAAGCCGCGGCCGTCCACGAGCTGCACCACAACCTGCGCTACGCGCCGGGCGGCGTGGTGTGGGATCCCGCGACCGTACAGGTCGGGGAGCAGGTGATCTCGGAGGGGCTCGCCGATGCCTTCGCTCGGCAGCTCCACGGCGCCCTCGGGTACACGCCCATCGGACTACCGCACCTCGACGACGACGACGTGCTCACCCGAATGCTCGCCGGCCTCGACATCACCGGGATGGATAACTTCGCCGCGTGGGTCCACGGCGACGACGCAGCGCGGCGCTTCGGCGCCGAGCCCGTTGGAGTCCCCACCGGCGCCGGCTACGCAGTCGGCAACCGAATGGTCGACGTGTACCTCTCGTCCACCGGCACGACCGCCGCCGACGCGCTGCACGTACCGAGCAGGGACATCATCGACATCGCGCGGCGAGCGTTCGCCTGA
- a CDS encoding TipAS antibiotic-recognition domain-containing protein, giving the protein MSDLRGESTELIGAVARSIGVSVRTLHHWDAEGVVVASGRTDGGYRTYLPGDIARARRVRLMREIGVPLQGIPELLSGDAASRRAELARRRAALEAEITRLQESMDAVDRLVAAEESGVLLSTEEQADVLGEGWDPAWSSAAREQWGDTAQWAEHAERSSQRNADDWSAVNATVDQATHALAQGMRAGLQPGNPEADALAERHRQAMCGYFHCTPSMHVLIARRFTTEPGFTEHYERLEPGLALWMQQVVEAAARGRGIELESVAWE; this is encoded by the coding sequence ATGAGCGATTTGCGGGGCGAGAGTACTGAGCTCATTGGCGCAGTGGCGCGATCGATCGGTGTCAGTGTGCGGACGTTGCACCACTGGGATGCGGAGGGGGTCGTCGTTGCCTCCGGACGAACGGACGGCGGATACCGGACATACCTGCCCGGGGACATTGCACGCGCGCGACGCGTCCGGTTGATGCGGGAGATCGGCGTCCCGCTCCAAGGCATCCCCGAGTTGCTATCGGGGGATGCCGCGAGCCGTCGCGCGGAGCTTGCGCGACGTCGTGCAGCACTCGAAGCGGAGATCACTCGCTTGCAAGAGTCGATGGATGCCGTTGACCGGCTTGTGGCCGCTGAAGAGTCCGGTGTCCTACTCAGCACTGAGGAGCAGGCGGACGTGCTTGGAGAGGGATGGGATCCGGCATGGAGCTCTGCGGCCCGGGAGCAGTGGGGTGACACCGCTCAGTGGGCGGAGCACGCCGAGCGTTCCAGCCAGCGCAACGCCGACGACTGGAGCGCGGTGAACGCGACGGTGGACCAAGCGACGCACGCTCTCGCCCAAGGAATGCGCGCCGGCCTCCAGCCAGGGAACCCCGAGGCCGATGCCCTCGCCGAGCGCCATCGCCAGGCGATGTGCGGGTACTTCCACTGCACCCCGTCCATGCACGTTCTCATCGCCCGTCGCTTCACGACGGAGCCGGGTTTCACGGAGCACTACGAACGGCTGGAGCCAGGACTGGCGTTATGGATGCAGCAGGTCGTTGAAGCCGCGGCCAGAGGGCGCGGGATCGAGCTCGAATCGGTTGCGTGGGAATGA
- a CDS encoding RNA polymerase sigma factor, whose translation MRRARARITAALSRSSGDLLTYLQRRVGLDEAPDLLGETMVVAWRRIDDLPEDPDQARMWLFGIARTTLLNHVRGERRRWALADRIRGNAATEPTSPAADYGAEVRDAVARLDTDLVELVQLVHWEGMTVAQAAALLGVSESTARIRYTRAKDQLRATLEVLTSSGAT comes from the coding sequence GTGAGACGAGCACGCGCGCGCATCACGGCTGCTCTAAGCCGATCTTCCGGTGACCTGCTGACATATCTCCAGCGACGGGTCGGGCTCGACGAGGCCCCCGATCTCCTCGGGGAAACGATGGTCGTCGCTTGGCGCCGAATCGACGACCTGCCGGAGGACCCCGACCAGGCACGCATGTGGCTGTTCGGGATCGCCCGCACCACACTCCTCAATCACGTTCGAGGAGAGCGTCGCCGATGGGCGCTAGCCGACCGGATCCGCGGGAACGCGGCCACGGAACCCACCTCGCCCGCAGCCGATTACGGCGCCGAGGTGAGAGACGCCGTAGCGCGCCTCGACACCGATCTCGTCGAGCTCGTGCAGCTCGTGCACTGGGAGGGGATGACCGTCGCACAAGCAGCCGCACTGCTCGGCGTCTCGGAATCGACTGCGCGCATCCGCTACACGCGCGCGAAGGATCAGCTACGTGCGACCCTCGAGGTTCTCACCAGCTCAGGCGCCACATAG
- a CDS encoding helix-turn-helix domain-containing protein — translation MASSDPRGRSDGPVSPDDNAPPANPHRIACHLDAVLATHNMTLTELSARTGITMANLSILKNDRAKAIRFTTLTLICDATGATPQELFSIRPAR, via the coding sequence ATGGCGTCGTCTGACCCCCGCGGCCGCTCCGACGGCCCCGTCTCCCCGGACGATAACGCGCCACCGGCGAACCCGCACCGCATCGCATGCCATCTCGACGCCGTGCTCGCGACCCACAACATGACCCTCACTGAGCTGTCAGCGCGCACGGGGATCACGATGGCCAACCTGTCGATCCTCAAGAATGACCGCGCTAAAGCCATCCGATTCACGACCCTCACCCTCATCTGCGACGCAACGGGCGCCACCCCGCAAGAGCTCTTCTCCATCCGACCCGCGCGCTGA
- a CDS encoding recombinase family protein, with the protein MGKLIGYARVSTRQQDTDRQTTDLLAAGIRRDDLYVDHGVSGARASRPAFDEALRALHDGDTLVITTLDRLGRSTQNMLALAEDLRERGASLRVLNLGGGDVDTATPMGSMVFTVMAALAQMELEIKRERITDSVSKRRAAGKDLGGRRQVFTDSQIKNAARLLEGGEPAAQVARDMGMSRATLYRRLRGLTATETP; encoded by the coding sequence GTGGGGAAGCTCATCGGGTACGCGCGGGTATCGACGCGTCAGCAGGACACGGATCGGCAGACCACAGACCTTCTTGCGGCCGGCATCCGGCGCGATGACCTGTACGTCGATCACGGCGTCTCGGGTGCTCGCGCTTCGCGGCCGGCGTTCGATGAAGCGCTGCGGGCGCTGCACGACGGCGACACCCTTGTCATCACGACGCTCGACCGGTTAGGGCGGTCGACGCAGAACATGCTCGCCCTCGCGGAGGACCTGCGGGAGAGAGGTGCGTCGCTTCGGGTGCTGAACCTCGGCGGGGGAGATGTGGACACGGCTACTCCGATGGGGTCGATGGTCTTCACCGTGATGGCGGCGCTCGCGCAGATGGAGCTCGAGATCAAGCGGGAGCGGATCACGGACTCGGTGTCTAAGAGGCGGGCTGCGGGCAAGGACCTGGGCGGCCGGCGTCAGGTCTTCACCGACAGCCAGATTAAGAACGCGGCCCGACTGCTCGAGGGAGGGGAGCCGGCCGCCCAGGTCGCGCGCGACATGGGCATGTCGAGGGCGACTTTGTACCGCCGTCTGCGAGGACTTACAGCGACCGAAACGCCCTGA
- a CDS encoding universal stress protein, giving the protein MTASIGTGPVVVGVLPGLAPGVIEVAASIARRFGTTLVCVSVDASLIDAGTRSDGSVMVESLDPDTADTTPQGLSDSDEAAVRAAATTYGVDVTFVPGVGDPSRALSQVAEDRDAAMLVVGARTGAGRIAEFFTGSVAARLTHRQHRLVLVVPVDPVGFDAPLPWGTQ; this is encoded by the coding sequence ATGACAGCATCAATCGGTACCGGCCCGGTCGTCGTCGGTGTCCTACCCGGCCTCGCGCCGGGGGTGATCGAGGTTGCGGCGTCTATCGCGCGGCGCTTCGGTACGACGCTGGTGTGCGTCAGCGTGGATGCGTCGCTCATCGATGCCGGTACGCGCTCGGACGGGTCGGTGATGGTGGAATCGCTCGACCCTGATACCGCTGACACGACACCGCAGGGCTTGTCGGACAGTGACGAGGCGGCAGTACGTGCCGCCGCAACGACCTACGGCGTCGACGTCACGTTCGTTCCGGGTGTTGGGGATCCGAGCCGGGCTCTGTCGCAGGTGGCCGAAGACCGCGACGCGGCGATGCTGGTCGTCGGGGCCAGGACGGGAGCGGGTCGAATCGCGGAGTTCTTCACGGGGTCGGTCGCGGCACGGCTGACCCATCGACAGCACCGTTTAGTGCTCGTAGTGCCCGTTGATCCGGTCGGGTTCGATGCCCCACTGCCGTGGGGCACCCAGTGA
- a CDS encoding fluoride efflux transporter FluC, whose amino-acid sequence MTSRTDTDLPDGQLPPDPDIDANDPERIARPVHLRWRYLGVVALGGAIGTAARDGLSTAFPAQHGVSWAIFWINIAGALLLGVLLEHLAHRGPDEGRRRTLRLLLGTGVLGGFTTYSTLATSTAVLFLAGRGLVGTGYGLLTVLAGAIATGSGLAIAGLVRPNGATS is encoded by the coding sequence ATGACCTCCCGAACGGACACGGACCTGCCCGATGGGCAGCTCCCGCCCGACCCGGACATCGACGCCAATGACCCGGAACGCATCGCCCGGCCAGTGCATCTGCGGTGGCGGTACCTGGGTGTCGTCGCACTCGGCGGCGCCATCGGTACCGCCGCACGCGACGGACTCAGCACCGCGTTCCCCGCTCAGCACGGAGTGTCCTGGGCGATCTTCTGGATCAACATCGCCGGGGCGCTCCTACTCGGTGTGCTGCTGGAACACCTCGCGCATCGCGGACCTGACGAGGGTCGCCGCCGGACACTGCGCCTGCTTCTGGGAACCGGTGTCCTCGGCGGGTTCACCACCTACAGCACCCTCGCGACCAGCACCGCGGTGTTGTTCCTCGCCGGCCGCGGGTTGGTCGGCACCGGGTACGGGCTCCTGACGGTCCTCGCCGGCGCGATCGCCACCGGTAGCGGCCTCGCGATCGCGGGCTTGGTCCGACCGAACGGAGCCACATCATGA
- a CDS encoding fluoride efflux transporter FluC, whose amino-acid sequence MSALAFLGVAVAGGVGAAARFFVDGSINRGRQFRLPVGTLTINITGSFLLGLITGAAGHLGATPVAVVGTGLMGGYTTFSTASFETVRLARTGRTTAAAVNGLGMLVVSVAAAAGGVTLGTLT is encoded by the coding sequence ATGAGCGCCCTGGCCTTCCTCGGCGTCGCTGTCGCTGGCGGTGTCGGCGCGGCCGCACGGTTCTTCGTGGATGGTTCGATCAACCGGGGTCGGCAGTTCCGGCTCCCGGTCGGGACGCTGACGATCAACATCACCGGCTCGTTCCTGCTGGGCTTGATCACCGGCGCCGCCGGTCACCTCGGCGCTACCCCCGTCGCAGTGGTCGGAACAGGGCTCATGGGTGGCTACACCACGTTCAGCACCGCCAGCTTCGAGACCGTCCGCCTCGCACGCACCGGCCGCACCACCGCGGCTGCCGTGAACGGGCTCGGGATGCTTGTCGTCTCTGTCGCCGCAGCCGCCGGGGGCGTCACCCTCGGCACCCTCACTTGA
- a CDS encoding inorganic diphosphatase: MHFDITIEIPRGSGNKYEVDHATGRIRLDRAVFTSMVFPQDYGSIDDTLGDDGDPLDALVLLPRPTFPGVVIDVRPVGMLRMVDENGGDDKILTVPAGDVRFDHVQDISDVAEPVLAEIEHFFSHYKEIEHGKHVTTNGWGNRVDAEAIIRSAQERFTPHP, from the coding sequence ATGCACTTCGACATCACGATCGAGATCCCCCGCGGCAGCGGCAACAAGTACGAGGTCGACCACGCCACCGGACGGATCCGCCTGGACCGGGCGGTGTTCACCAGCATGGTGTTCCCGCAGGATTACGGCTCGATCGACGACACTCTCGGCGATGACGGCGACCCCCTCGACGCGCTCGTGCTGCTGCCCCGGCCCACGTTCCCCGGCGTCGTCATCGACGTCCGCCCGGTCGGGATGCTCCGCATGGTCGACGAGAACGGCGGCGATGACAAGATCCTCACCGTCCCCGCCGGAGACGTCCGCTTCGACCACGTCCAGGACATCTCCGACGTCGCCGAGCCGGTCCTGGCGGAGATCGAGCACTTCTTCTCCCACTACAAGGAGATCGAGCACGGCAAGCACGTCACCACCAACGGGTGGGGGAACCGTGTCGACGCCGAAGCCATCATCCGCTCCGCACAGGAACGATTCACCCCGCACCCCTGA
- a CDS encoding LysR family transcriptional regulator, whose protein sequence is MLARVAETGSLSAAAGALGVTQQAVSARIRVAERMIGHSLVHRSATGSVLTETGRLVVGLAGPLLDASRRLEAGVAALRAPTGSLVVAASQTIAELLLPGWLLEFRRREPDVHVRLIAGNSAAVTDLVQSGGADLGFTETPVVAAGVSAQVIADDELAVVVAPDHPWARSTGITAEVLSAAALLLREEGSGTRATLAAWLREAGRDMTVPAAVLETTSIIRANAQAGIAPAVMSLRTVAADIDTGSLVRVPLSGPPLARPLRAIWSGELQPAGSAFLRVAHEVAGRGQHSP, encoded by the coding sequence GTGCTCGCACGCGTCGCCGAGACCGGCTCCCTCTCCGCCGCCGCTGGAGCACTCGGCGTCACGCAACAGGCGGTATCTGCTCGAATCCGGGTCGCGGAACGCATGATCGGTCATTCGTTGGTGCACCGCTCGGCCACGGGGTCGGTGCTGACCGAGACCGGTCGGCTCGTCGTCGGGCTGGCCGGACCGCTCCTCGATGCGTCTCGTCGCCTCGAGGCAGGAGTGGCCGCGCTGCGGGCTCCCACGGGTTCGCTCGTCGTCGCGGCGTCACAGACGATCGCGGAGCTGCTGCTGCCGGGCTGGCTGCTCGAATTCCGACGCCGTGAACCCGACGTGCACGTGCGTCTGATCGCGGGCAACTCCGCCGCGGTGACGGACCTCGTGCAGTCGGGTGGCGCGGACCTCGGGTTCACGGAGACCCCGGTGGTGGCGGCAGGCGTGTCCGCGCAGGTGATCGCGGACGACGAGCTCGCGGTCGTCGTCGCTCCGGACCATCCCTGGGCCCGGTCGACCGGGATTACTGCGGAGGTCCTGTCGGCGGCGGCTCTGCTCCTGCGGGAAGAAGGCTCCGGGACTCGCGCGACCCTCGCCGCATGGCTCAGGGAGGCCGGTCGGGACATGACGGTCCCGGCCGCGGTGCTGGAGACCACGAGCATCATCCGGGCGAACGCGCAGGCCGGGATCGCACCGGCGGTGATGAGCCTCCGCACGGTCGCCGCCGACATCGACACCGGGTCGCTGGTGCGGGTCCCGCTCTCCGGGCCGCCACTTGCCCGGCCGTTGCGGGCGATCTGGTCGGGAGAGCTCCAGCCAGCTGGTTCTGCTTTCCTGCGCGTCGCCCACGAGGTGGCCGGTCGGGGTCAGCACAGCCCGTAG
- a CDS encoding TDT family transporter, which translates to MGTGIIAVAAASLPLQFPGLRIAATVVWAIAAVLLVALTVATVLHWIRYRSTAAGHHLNPVISHFYGAPPMAFLTVGAGTLLLGKDWIGLPAAVTIDWVLWTIGTIGGLLTAVLVPYLAFTRHENKPDSAFGGWLMPIVPPMVSASTGALLLPYAPAGQARETLLWSCYGFFGLSLITSLVVITLIWNRLAQHKVGAAGMVPTLWIVLGPVGQSITAVNLLASNAPTVVDASIARALLVVALVYGFAMLGFALLWTVIALAITVRTAREHLPFSLTWWSFTFPVGTCVTGLNGLALHSGLAVVAGLAVLYYVGLVAAWIVVAARTFHGSVIRGTLLAPPRAA; encoded by the coding sequence ATGGGCACGGGGATCATCGCCGTCGCAGCTGCGTCATTGCCACTCCAGTTCCCCGGACTGCGCATCGCGGCGACGGTCGTGTGGGCGATCGCTGCGGTGCTCCTCGTCGCCCTCACGGTCGCGACGGTGCTGCACTGGATCCGCTACCGGAGCACCGCAGCCGGGCACCACCTCAACCCGGTCATCTCCCACTTCTACGGCGCCCCACCGATGGCGTTCCTCACCGTCGGCGCCGGGACGCTCCTGCTCGGCAAGGACTGGATCGGCCTGCCCGCCGCCGTGACCATCGACTGGGTCCTGTGGACCATCGGCACCATCGGCGGACTGCTCACAGCAGTCCTCGTGCCGTACCTGGCGTTCACCCGCCACGAGAACAAGCCCGACTCCGCGTTCGGCGGCTGGCTGATGCCCATCGTCCCGCCGATGGTGTCCGCCTCCACCGGCGCCCTGCTACTGCCATACGCGCCCGCCGGACAGGCGCGGGAGACGCTCCTGTGGTCCTGCTACGGCTTCTTCGGCCTCAGCCTGATCACGTCGCTGGTGGTGATCACCCTGATCTGGAACCGGCTCGCGCAGCACAAGGTCGGAGCCGCCGGCATGGTGCCGACGCTGTGGATCGTCCTCGGTCCGGTCGGACAGTCGATCACGGCGGTGAACCTCCTCGCATCGAACGCGCCCACCGTCGTCGACGCCAGCATCGCGCGTGCGCTGCTGGTCGTGGCGCTGGTGTACGGGTTCGCGATGCTCGGCTTCGCGCTGCTCTGGACCGTCATCGCCCTCGCCATCACCGTCCGCACCGCCCGCGAGCACCTGCCGTTCAGCCTGACCTGGTGGTCGTTCACGTTCCCCGTCGGCACCTGCGTCACCGGACTGAACGGGCTCGCCCTGCACTCCGGTCTCGCGGTCGTCGCCGGCCTCGCCGTGCTCTACTACGTCGGGCTGGTCGCCGCGTGGATCGTCGTCGCCGCCCGCACCTTCCACGGTTCCGTGATCCGCGGCACCCTGCTCGCACCACCGCGAGCGGCCTGA
- a CDS encoding uracil-DNA glycosylase gives MQSPGPRTIAAGSAAVCSEDNLGPTAAAFRAARIESGLSRDHYLRWNLIPWEIPAGRVRPTDIEQGRLALGELLDLLPALEAVVTYGTVALDGVMRYLTLHDDARVVPVLGAPHPSPANGRHRADQHLRSVNALRLADRLGSGRRVAD, from the coding sequence ATGCAGTCGCCCGGTCCTCGGACGATCGCCGCGGGATCCGCTGCCGTCTGCAGCGAAGACAACCTCGGGCCCACCGCCGCCGCGTTCCGGGCGGCCCGCATCGAGTCCGGACTCTCCCGCGACCATTACCTCCGATGGAACCTCATCCCGTGGGAGATCCCTGCTGGCCGCGTCCGCCCCACGGACATCGAGCAGGGCCGGCTCGCGCTCGGTGAGCTGCTGGATCTGCTGCCCGCGCTCGAAGCCGTCGTCACCTACGGGACCGTGGCGCTCGACGGGGTCATGCGCTACCTGACCCTGCACGATGACGCCCGCGTCGTCCCCGTCCTCGGGGCACCGCATCCCTCGCCGGCCAACGGACGTCACCGCGCCGACCAGCATCTCCGCTCCGTGAACGCGCTGCGCCTCGCGGATCGTCTCGGATCCGGTCGGCGCGTCGCAGATTGA
- a CDS encoding OsmC family protein: protein MRTEPTPLHITREGPRSFIGRNARGAEVRIGGSDADGVFSPGELLHLALAACGMLSSDHILASRLGADFEATTDITATKPDDEDRYDSITAVIRADLSALDPERIASLSERTHRAIDRQCTVGHTLQHGAACTVDVVDDQAVPISGPRTGTV, encoded by the coding sequence TTGCGCACCGAACCCACGCCGCTGCACATCACTCGCGAGGGCCCGAGGAGCTTCATCGGCCGCAACGCGCGAGGAGCCGAGGTCCGCATCGGCGGGTCGGACGCCGACGGCGTGTTCTCGCCCGGCGAGCTGCTGCACCTCGCCCTCGCCGCCTGCGGCATGCTCTCCTCGGACCACATCCTCGCCAGCCGGCTCGGAGCCGACTTCGAAGCGACCACCGACATCACCGCGACCAAGCCCGATGATGAGGACCGCTACGACTCGATCACCGCCGTGATCCGCGCCGACCTGTCGGCGCTCGATCCCGAGCGGATCGCCTCACTGTCCGAACGCACCCACCGGGCCATCGACCGCCAGTGCACCGTCGGCCACACGCTCCAGCACGGCGCGGCGTGCACCGTCGACGTCGTGGACGACCAGGCCGTTCCCATCAGCGGTCCGAGGACGGGGACCGTCTGA
- a CDS encoding anti-sigma factor family protein, with protein MNDHHGSSATEDEYRDWDASYVLGALPADQRLEYEQHLSGCAACRAAVAELAGLPGIVGRLSLEDALAITASDDGEDTPPTLVTLPGIAHRVRTRRRQRRLVTSLAVTAAVTASVFGGVVLGTGIADAPVASEATLEPMDPIAADPALAADIQVEGKPWGTRLEWTCTYSGDAPAGTEYELVITRTDGSTIAVATWTAAGERAIDLAASTGIARSEMTGVDIRVRGTDSPLVRTDT; from the coding sequence ATGAACGACCACCACGGAAGCTCTGCGACGGAGGACGAGTACCGCGACTGGGACGCGTCCTACGTCCTCGGCGCTCTCCCCGCGGATCAGCGACTCGAGTACGAGCAGCACCTCAGCGGCTGCGCGGCCTGCCGCGCAGCCGTGGCAGAGCTGGCAGGACTGCCCGGCATCGTCGGTCGCCTCTCCCTCGAGGACGCTCTCGCCATCACCGCATCGGACGACGGCGAGGACACGCCGCCGACCCTGGTGACCCTGCCCGGCATCGCTCACCGTGTCCGGACGCGCCGACGTCAGCGCCGGCTGGTGACGTCCCTCGCCGTCACAGCCGCCGTGACCGCCTCCGTCTTCGGAGGGGTCGTGCTCGGCACGGGCATCGCGGACGCTCCCGTGGCGAGCGAGGCGACCCTGGAACCGATGGACCCGATCGCGGCCGATCCCGCTCTCGCCGCAGACATCCAGGTCGAGGGGAAGCCGTGGGGCACCCGGCTGGAGTGGACCTGCACCTACAGTGGTGACGCGCCCGCCGGCACCGAGTACGAACTTGTCATCACGCGCACGGACGGCAGCACGATCGCCGTCGCCACCTGGACGGCGGCCGGGGAGCGCGCCATCGACCTCGCGGCATCCACGGGCATCGCCCGGTCGGAGATGACCGGGGTCGACATCAGGGTCCGCGGCACGGACTCCCCCCTCGTCCGCACCGACACCTGA
- a CDS encoding sigma-70 family RNA polymerase sigma factor gives MPRPVDELLAALYESHGPALRRFVQNLTRNAALTEDVVQETMVRAWQRPQVLERDADAARAWLFTVARNLVIDDARSARSRREVPAEDDDGGGGVPDRTDAVLDSILIADALASLSVEHRQIVVDAYFLGHTTPEIARRHSIPEGTARSRLHYGLRGLRLALQERGVTR, from the coding sequence GTGCCCCGCCCCGTCGATGAGCTCCTGGCGGCGTTGTACGAGAGTCACGGCCCGGCGTTGCGGAGATTCGTGCAGAACCTCACTCGGAACGCGGCGCTGACGGAGGACGTCGTGCAGGAGACTATGGTCCGGGCCTGGCAGCGCCCGCAGGTCCTCGAACGCGACGCCGACGCTGCTCGCGCGTGGTTGTTCACCGTCGCCCGCAACCTCGTCATCGACGACGCCCGCTCCGCTCGGAGCCGACGCGAGGTCCCGGCGGAGGACGACGACGGCGGCGGCGGCGTCCCCGATCGCACCGACGCGGTCCTGGACAGCATCCTGATCGCGGACGCTCTCGCATCGCTGTCGGTGGAGCATCGTCAGATCGTGGTGGACGCGTACTTCCTCGGGCACACCACCCCCGAGATCGCCCGCCGGCACTCCATTCCCGAGGGGACAGCGAGATCTAGATTGCACTACGGACTGCGCGGACTGCGACTGGCTCTGCAGGAAAGGGGCGTCACCCGATGA